The Leishmania panamensis strain MHOM/PA/94/PSC-1 chromosome 19 sequence genome contains the following window.
tcgtGAGGTGTGAGCTGTGGATGCCTCTTGggcccttttctcttctttgcttaGCGCTCTGCCGCACCGCTGATTTACTGTTCGCTGCTCGTCTGtctggtggcggcggcggcctcggcgCTGGACAGGGTACTGCGAGAGGACCCATTTTGGCTGCTTGTTGCAGGCTCTGTCgatgtgtgtctgtgctggACGTCGGACCCTTCATGTCTGTACATTGGTGTACACACGCAGTGTATTTACCAGCGCTCTGCACACCGGTGGGTCTTTCACCTCTACCGAGGCGTTGTCACACCTAGACCCGTGATGCGTAGTCCCCAAGGGAGAAGCTCTCCGTCTCCATGCTGTTCTCATTCAACGATGTCTATGCGATACCAAGTTGACATATTGGCCACTTTATCGACTCCCTTTTCATCTTTTCATGTAACTGACTCCACCCACTGTGACGAGTGTGCATACACCGAGACGCACTCGTATCCGCCTGCCAacaccccacccacacagacatcTCAACGCGTCTATTTTCAGAGTATTAGACACTGTCCGTCACACGGTGAGTTGCTTTCACTGTTGCCGTCGTCTAGACCCTTCTTCCGAGTGTCAcatgaagagggaagggcaaTGGTGAAGCGCACAAGTCACATTGATGCCCAGGCCTGCCAGACGAAAAGGCGGCGAGCCCATTCTATGCCCTTAATTGGAGATTGCATGTACcagctggcggaggagcTGAGGAGCTGCGATGGCGTAGTGGTTATAGATCCACAGGCGTGCGTCGCGCTCCGTGAGGAGGCTGCGGCATGCACTGCACTAGAGGCTCTCTCGTTGCTCCTCTTGGATAATTCCAGTGAGCAACGCACAGATGGCATGCGGGCACATCGCCTAACGTGGTGGGGCATTGGCGTTCTGCGCAGCCAGCAGAGCGACGTGGCCTACAActgtggagaagagggcgtAAGCGTTCTGTGGAACGTTGTCCCTCTTGTCCTCACTGTGGTGCCATGGCAGGTGGAGCTTCCATTGCGGCTACGGGATCTTGTGCTTTGCCAGGGACACTTTGCATCCATCGGGGAGTGTGATTACGGAGACAGCGATGTGGGCCCCGTCCCGGACACCTTCGTGAcgcgcgaggcggtggccTTGCTCTGTGGGCTGCCACGCTGCCGTATACAAGCCATCTCCGgccgcttccctctctttcgtcgGGTCGcaccttcctctttttcggCAGCGCCTCGAGGGGTCTTGGCAACGGATGCGTCCTGGTCGCTGGTGTCCCTACGAGAGGTCTCCGCTGCTCaatgcgcagcggctgcgcagcggcacgcacGTCGACTGACGCCTTTTTTGGTGGGTGGCTTGTCGTCTCTAATGGAATCCTTTGCTTCACGGAATGACAAGTCTGCGCCGGCGGAGTGCTGGATCGCTGTGTGTTACCCAGATGGACTGCCGcgtgcagaggcagcgcgtGACGAGGCTGACAGTGTCTGTTGTAATACCACCAACACCTCAGGAGCCGTCCCCATGCACGTCGCCAGTGTACACCAGTCTGATGATTTCTGTGAGGCAGCACCGTTTTCCCTTCTGCCGTCCCATCTGCTGTGCCAGTCGCTGCACGTCGCGGTTGGATGGCAGAAGATTTCGCCCTCCTCACGCCCATtggcagcggaggcgctTCAACGCCTGTGCAGCCTTGTTGATCGCGTTGCACTCCGAACAGATCAAGGCGTCCCACTTACATCCCGGACAACCCGGTGTGCCGCTCAGGAGACGCGCACTGTCACCATGACGATTCAAAAAGCGTCCAGCATGTGAGCTGCGACACTATGGCAGCCTCTCTATCGCATTCTTCTAAATTTCTGCACACGTTGTCGTCTCTTGCATACTCCCTCAGACTCCCCTCCTTTGacgcctcttcttcaccctcGATGGTGtatgcgcgcgcgctctgcTGCACGTCGCTTGCAATCCGTCATCTTTCTAGCCTACTGCTACATGCCGTTGTTTCCTCCCCCAAAAGTGAATGCAAACCAGGTGCAAAAGAGAGCGCCATcctctctgcagcagcacgcgccgGGATGGCGtattcctctcttcctctcttcaccttGACTGGCGTCTGTTCGTGTGCCAGAGGCATCGAAAGGTGCAAGTGGAAGTGTGGGACAGCGGTTGAAGAAAGGTCACGCGGGTCACATGTGCTCCCCCCCTTGTGGGTACTTCCTCCGTACCGCTCCTTATGTGCGTATCCCACTCGGCGCTTGCTTTCAGCTCCTCACTTCCGTCGCCTTGTTTCGCGGTGGGGGCGCACCAGAGCCCCTTCACCTCCAGCACGACGCACTTCTTCATTGCCTATGCACTGTATTACCCGTGCCTTctcttgcgtctctctctctctgtttctcacCCATCTCGTTGCGTGATTGCTGCTCCGGGTGacacctctttttctccagTGTGGTGACACGAAGGTACACGTACTCGACTTCACAAGTACTACTCCATTACGGCGACAGCTGCAACATCGAGGCGGGTTGCAGCCGCAGAGTCGTCAGGTTTCTCATTGTCCTCTACTTTGCTCTCTCCAGcacctcttttcttgtttgtTGCATCAACGAggcccttctcttttggcGTAGCTGTGCACGCATGCGTACTGTTGTCGCCGCACGTACCGACTGCTGGGCTtcgtgcgcgcgctctctctcttacggAGTGTCAAGCGGCTGCGCGGTTTGACGGTGATAGGACTGACTCAGGCTCATCTGCGTAGTTTTCCATCTCTCTTGAGAATGGATCCTCTGCAACGGGAGGCGCTCAACaatggcgaggagggggcggcggaggcaaaGAGGCCCTCCTACTTCCGAGGCTTCTTTGACGCAGAGAAGCGCCGCAAGGTGGTCAACCATGACCCGACCGTAGGTCAGGCCattggcagtgctgctgtaATGGCACTCCCGGTGGCGCTCATAATTGCATTAGTGATGCGTCGACGCGCGGGCCTTGCCACTCAGGCGGCGTCAGGCGCCACGCCGAAGGATGGGGGCTTCTTCAGCGAGATGCAGAAGGTGATGCGGCAGACCATGAACCCAATGGGTGAGAAGGACTTCAAAGTGTCAGTGAAGGACACTAAGTTTAGCGACGTCATCGGCGTGCCAGAGGCACTGGCGGAGGTCCAGCAGTACGTCAACTTCCTAAAGACCCCGCACGTCTTCACCCGGCTTGGCGGGCGCCTGCCGAAGGGTTGTATTCTCACAGGGGTGCCTGGCACCGGCAAGACGCTGCTCGCGAAAGCGGTGGCTGGTGAGGCGAACGTTCCCTTctacagctgcagcggcgctgactTCATCGAGGTGTACGCCGGCTCTGGACCAAGGCGGGTACGTGAACTCTTCGAGGCGGCCAAGAAAGACGCCCCGTCGGTCATCTTCATTGACGAGATCGACGCCGTCGgttcgcgcagcagcgggagcggTGCGATGGGtctcagcagcgaggagaatCGTACTATCAATCAGCTTCTGTCCGAGTTGGATGGACTGCAGTTGAATGAGGCGGTCGTTGTGTTCGCGGCTACGAACTTTGTGGACAGCATAgacaaggcgctgctgcgcgagggcCGTTTTGACCGCAAGGTCGAGCTCCCGATGCCGGACAAGCAGGCTCGCCAGGACCTCTTCAACCACTACCTTAGCCGTGTCACCTGTGAAGATGCCATGACGCTCTCGAAGAAGCTGGCGGAGTTAACTCCTGGCGTGTCTCCAGCTACCATCGCAGCCATCGTCAACGAGGGTGctctcagcgccgccatcaaAGACAgagccgccgtcaccgccataGACCTCCTCCCCGCGATTGACGATGTACTCATCGGCAAGAAGCACCGCAACCGCATGAGCGATGATGCTGCGAGAAGGGTCGCACTGCATGAAAGCGGGCACGCACTTGtggcgtggctgctgcctgAGCAGACAGACGTCGTCAAGATCTCCATCACGCCGCGCGGCCCCGCCGGAGGCTTCACCCAGCAGGTTGGTCGCGAGGTGTTGGACATGCCGACTGAGTTTTCGCTCTTCACGGACATTTGCGTCATGTTGGGTGGGCGGCTGGCGGAGATGACGCAGCACGAGTCCCTCACCACTGGTGCACAGGACGACTACCAGCGGGCGACCCAGACGGCCATTCGTGAGTTCCTCGCGTTTGGCATGTCTCGCCAGGTCGGCCTCCTCTCGTACGAGCCGCAGCGACTCAGTGAGGGCCGTATGCACCAAAAACACTCCGAGGCGGCGCATAagacggcggaggaggaggcggcccggctggtcgctgcggcgtctGATCACGTGAAGGCGCTCTTGCAGTCACACGATGCAGTACTGCGAAAACTGGCGGATTCGCTCTTCGAGAAGAAGGAGTTGCTGCGTGAGGACATCGAGGCAATTGTGGGACCGCGCCCCGGAACGAGCTCCGCAGTTTCGAAGCAGACGCGTGCGGCGCTTCGCCGCTTCGTCGACGCGTCTgaagccgcagcgctgcaacgcCATACCACGAGAGAGGCGATGTCTGCCATCGTTTCTGCTGCGTAGGGTAGGGCGAGGGATAGGCGATgtcaacacacacgcgcagaggtgCGCCTTCTGGTTGCTTTTCTTTAATCGCCCTTTcgtttctcccccccccccgtatCTGCTGATCTCCCTCCCCGGTGCTGAGCGACTATTGCTAGTGTGTATGGATGCACGAAATGTGGACTAGTAGCGACAGGCTCTCTGCAGTGCGGCCAACTCACGCATAGACGGAGATGTAATTGTCCCTGCACTTtgcgggaggaggcgggggatAATTAGCGTGCATCAGCATCCGCTGCATGCCTAGGACGGACTTGTGAGCATCCCCGCTgcgttgtgcgcgtgcgggtgtgtgttcTGTCCTGCACAGGGCGGCGTAGCCGAAAGCTGTCACTGTTGCTCATCTGTGCGGGTGATTGCTCAGGCTCTTTAAGTGCCATTGTTGTGCAGTGTCATCTGGGCGCCTGCGTCTCACCATGTGGAGAGGCGCATATTGGGTTGTAGTCAGCTCCCTGCTTCCCGCACCCTCCCTGTCTTCTCAATAATCTCTCGCGCGCGTCAGCGTCGTGAAACagcgaaacagagagaaatcTGGCACGCGATGCCTTTCCAGCTGTGTGCTCGCAGCTTCAACTGTCTggtttccccttttctctcccctgttgtgtgtgtgtgtgtgtgtgtgtgtgctccaCGAACCCCGCAGGGTGCCGTAggtgcgccactgccgctctaGCCTTTGCGCACATTCGTAcacgcgcttcttctccctcacttatttgcttccctttcctccctcaaCTCTACACCGTGGCGCACTTTATCGCCTCC
Protein-coding sequences here:
- a CDS encoding hypothetical protein (TriTrypDB/GeneDB-style sysID: LpmP.19.1460), translated to MVKRTSHIDAQACQTKRRRAHSMPLIGDCMYQLAEELRSCDGVVVIDPQACVALREEAAACTALEALSLLLLDNSSEQRTDGMRAHRLTWWGIGVLRSQQSDVAYNCGEEGVSVLWNVVPLVLTVVPWQVELPLRLRDLVLCQGHFASIGECDYGDSDVGPVPDTFVTREAVALLCGLPRCRIQAISGRFPLFRRVAPSSFSAAPRGVLATDASWSLVSLREVSAAQCAAAAQRHARRLTPFLVGGLSSLMESFASRNDKSAPAECWIAVCYPDGLPRAEAARDEADSVCCNTTNTSGAVPMHVASVHQSDDFCEAAPFSLLPSHLLCQSLHVAVGWQKISPSSRPLAAEALQRLCSLVDRVALRTDQGVPLTSRTTRCAAQETRTVTMTIQKASSM
- a CDS encoding ATP-dependent zinc metallopeptidase, putative (TriTrypDB/GeneDB-style sysID: LpmP.19.1470); this translates as MDPLQREALNNGEEGAAEAKRPSYFRGFFDAEKRRKVVNHDPTVGQAIGSAAVMALPVALIIALVMRRRAGLATQAASGATPKDGGFFSEMQKVMRQTMNPMGEKDFKVSVKDTKFSDVIGVPEALAEVQQYVNFLKTPHVFTRLGGRLPKGCILTGVPGTGKTLLAKAVAGEANVPFYSCSGADFIEVYAGSGPRRVRELFEAAKKDAPSVIFIDEIDAVGSRSSGSGAMGLSSEENRTINQLLSELDGLQLNEAVVVFAATNFVDSIDKALLREGRFDRKVELPMPDKQARQDLFNHYLSRVTCEDAMTLSKKLAELTPGVSPATIAAIVNEGALSAAIKDRAAVTAIDLLPAIDDVLIGKKHRNRMSDDAARRVALHESGHALVAWLLPEQTDVVKISITPRGPAGGFTQQVGREVLDMPTEFSLFTDICVMLGGRLAEMTQHESLTTGAQDDYQRATQTAIREFLAFGMSRQVGLLSYEPQRLSEGRMHQKHSEAAHKTAEEEAARLVAAASDHVKALLQSHDAVLRKLADSLFEKKELLREDIEAIVGPRPGTSSAVSKQTRAALRRFVDASEAAALQRHTTREAMSAIVSAA